TAACATCACAACCTTTGTATTTGTTGTGACATTCCAATAGATCACTTCAAATGAAAACGAAAATAAGATAGGAACATACgatcaaacaaaatatacaaagtacagTAAATGAAAAAGGTTTGTCCGAAAACTGATGCATCCTAAAACTGTGAGTCTTGACAAGGACATCGAAATTATTCCACTTTTAAACCTGGAGAGAGTGTCATGCGAAATACCATTGAATTATATTATTCGGACACATTTCTGATAGATGCGTATTTCAAACGAAACGTCAAGAACAAGGATTTCGGTTTGGCTTCGTCAGATCTATCATATTTTGAACTAGAACACCAATTTGAAGCAATTCTTTACATCTGAGGAAATGTTCAAATTGAACATCTTCAAGAAACGTGAATCAATATGCGACAAGTAAACATTGCGACACCAATTTGCTATCGTTGCGAACAGTTattatttactcttatattacCGTGTGGTTATTAGGTACCcttttgttaccatggcaattATTTTGTACACTTTTGTCACCATGATGATTATTATGTACCCTTTTGTTGTGTCTGAGAACTTCGAGCTTCCTCCTTCACCTCCCAGAATTGTTCCATGACTGCGTGGGATATCGGAACCATCATTGCTGCTGTAGCAGTATTATTGATCCACATGGACAGGAACCACGTGGGCAACATCATACCAAGCATTAACCTggacaattatatataacatgataccGAACATTAACCTagacaataatatataacatcataccaAGTATTAACCTggacaataatatataacatcataccaAGCATTAACCTGGacaatgatatataacatcataccgAACATTTACCTGGACAATAATATATAACGTCATACCGAATATTAACCtgacaataatatataacatcataccaAGCATTAACCTggacaataatatataacatcataccgAACATTAACCtagataataatatataacatcataccaAGCATTAACCTggacaataatatataacatcataccgAACATTAACCTagacaataatatataacatcataccaAGCATTAACCTggacaataatatataacatcataccgAACATTAACCTggacaataatatataacatcataccaAGCATTAACCTGGacaatgatatataacatcataccgAACATTTACCTGGACAATAATATATAACGTCATACCGAACATTAACCtgacaataatatataacatcataccaAGCATTAACCTggacaataatatataacatcataccgAACATTAacctatataataatatataacatcataccaAGCATTAACCTGGacaatgatatataacatcataccgAACATTTACCTGGACAATAATATATAACGTCATACCGAACATTAacctatataataatatatcatcATACCAAGCATTAACCTggacaataatatataacatcataccgAACATTAACCTagacaataatatataacatcataccaAGCATTAACCTGgacaataatatattacatcataCCGAACATTAACCTggacaataatatataacatcataccgACCATTAACCtgacaataatatataacatcataccaGGCATTAACCtgacaataatatataacatcataccaAGCATTAACCTGGACAATACTATATAACAGCATACCAAGCATTAACCTggacaataatatataacattataccaAGCATTAACCtgacaataatatataacatcataccaAACATTAACCTggacaataatatataacatcataccaAGCAGTAACCTGGACAATAATATGTAACATCATGCCAAGCATTAACCTGAcaacaatatataacagtataccaAGTATTAACCTggacaataatatataacattataccaAGTATTAACCTggacaataatatataacatcataccgAACATTAACCTagacaataatatataacatcataccgAACATTAACCTGGACaatgatataaaacatcataccAAACATTAACCTGGacaatgatatataacatcataccaAATATTAACCTggacaataatatataacatcataccgAACATTAACCTggacaataatatataacaccataCCAAGCATTAACCCGACAATAATACATAACATCATACCAAACATAAACCTggacaataatatataacattataccaAGCATTAACCTggacaatgatatatataacatcatactgAACATTAACCTGgacaataatataaaacatcataccGAACATTTATCTGGAAAATGGTATATCAAATGATACCAAACATTTACATAGAaaattacatataacataatacaaTACTTAACATTTACCTGGAAAATAATATATGATACCATACCAAGCATCAACCTggacaataatatataacatcataccaAGCATTAACCTggacaataatatataacatcataccaGGCATTAACCTggacaataatatataacatcaaaccaAGCATTAACCTGgacaataatatataacttCAAACCAAGCATTAACCTGGacaatgatatataacatcataccaAGCATTAACCTggacaataatatataacatcataccaACATTAACCTGACAATTGCCCGATCGCCAGCTGTTAATCAAACCGCTTGGTACCGCCCCTTTTGCACGTGACTTTAACCGCCAATGTTGATGCTCCGATAATTTTGAAAGCGTGTGCACGGGCGTGATTATTTAACACATACGGGACTATTTCTGCATATATGATATAGATCTAGATCTACTGAAAATGGTAAAACGTTGTTGGTGGGAAATATGCAACACTGACAGTCGTCATCCTGAGTGATTAGCGGGAGGTGTTTCTTTCATACCATTTACCAAACTTGCAAGATCACTAGAAAAATGTCTGCATTGGATTCTGGTATGTGGTAGGCAAAGATAACAACTGAACGTAGACGTCCTGAGAGATCGTGCTAAAGGGAAACACTTTTATGTGTGTTCAAAGGTAAGAATTCAATGAAAGtgatcataaaaaaatatgtgaTGCATgtcatgtacagtgtattgtttacatatcgCCAAGTAACGGATTTTCCCTTGAACCAGTATTACGAATTCGGGTATAACAACAAACGTAGTCTAGGCTTGTTTACAGTACAAACTGTGTGTCACTGTACCTGTTGACACGTAAATAATAACACTCGAAATTCATTGCAAATATTGGAAGGGAAGTTTACTGCcctttacatatttatttattttatatagtCTAGATATATAATGCATtatattcacaaaaacaaaacaaaaaacaacaaaaacaacaacaaaaaacacaataGGCCTAGatctaatagaaaaaaattgttaCGGGATGCTCACTGTCCCTTAAACATATCTGTGTACAGATTAAGATATCATACAATAGTatgataaaacaatttattattttagttaGTTTTTGCGCCAATATCATTGGACGTTGAGACCCCACGTGACCATCCTTAAAACAGTGATCGACCGATGAAAGTTGATTGAAAAAGTTGATTGACCGATccatctataaatagatcgGGAAAAAACCGCGGCAGAGCATCAGAGCATGTTAGTCATTTGAGCGTTTGATTCAGAAGGGCACTGAAATAAACAGTCAAGCGTCTAGCGTGATCTTGATTGTAAACAATCGCAGACGAGACGAGTcgaaatggctgacaggtttGCTTCTCTGTCAGTGGATGAAAAAGACAGAATCTTTAACAATGCAGATGCGGCAAACACGAAAAGAGTTACCACGACGGCAGTGCGAGTATTTAGAGAATACCTTACAAGTAAAAGTCTTTCTGCGGAGTTTGAAACGTATGAAATCTCCGAGCTAGATGAGGCCCTGGCTAACTTTTATCTTGAAATGAGGAACAAAAACGGAGAACTGTACAAAAAATCTACTCTCTTATCATACAGACACGGAATACAAAGACACTTGGAATTGACACGTGAGGTTAACATCATGAAAGGCGAGCAGTTCAAGAAGTCTGTAAAGGCATTTAAATCTATGACAAATGAGTTGAAACGACAGGGATATGGGGCAGTTGACCATTATCCGGCCATCAATGAGGAAGATCTGGCGAAATTGTATGATTTTCTGACAAGTAGTCAGGATGTACAACTCCTGCAGTATAAGGTAGGTTATTATTCTGAAGATGAATAATTCTCAAGATACACATAATCATGAGAATAATTCTAGGCCTAGTATACAAAGGTAACTTTAACAGAAATAATGACCATAATGATAGTATACAAAAAGGTATACAAAGGTAActgtaacataaataatgaccataattctactgtatacaaaggTAACTTTAACAGAAATATTCTGATTGAAAAACCATGAACTGCGTTTTCCGGATCCATTAAAGTTGACATCATTTTCTTTTTACCAGGTCTTTGTGGATATTATGCTGCATTTCGGACGCAGAGGGAGGGAAAACTTGGCAAGCTTGACAAGGAAAGATTTTGCAGTAACTACAGACCCGGCAAAGAATCTTTATGTTTATAAAGAGACGGATGAAAGGACAAAGAACCATCAAGATGATTCCAACAAATCCTCCGATGGAAGGATGTATGAAATCAAAGGTAAGTTTGATTGACAAcataattttcattaaaaaatacaCCTATAGATCAGTTCGCATTTAGTGTAAGAAATTTGTCAGTTACTTACCATAGGTTGGTGCCTTGGTGGTACACCCACCACTCCCgataaataaaatttcaaactCATAATGATTACATGTAATTCATGGTGTTTTCTGATGACTTAATTTTTATGTATAACTAAataattgtacatttttttctattttcagagAGTAACCGTTGTCCAGTCAGATCCTTTGTGAAATATTTGAGGATGTTGAATCATGACTGCAATAAACTTTTTCAAAAAGTGCGCCCGGAGCCTCTGGATGGTCAACATTTTTACAGATATCCTGTTGGACACAACACGTTGGGGTGCTTTATGTCGGACATCTCAAAGGCTGCTGGTTTGTCTATTGTGTACACAAACCACTCATGCAGGGCGACAACAGTCCAGCTATTAGATGCTGCACAGTTTCCAAGCAGGCACATTATGACTGTCACCGGACACAGGTCAGAGTCATCTTTAAAAACATATTCGGGCCAGACCAGTGAAAACACTAAAAAACTGATGTCAGAAACTATAAGTAAGAAAACTCAAGCTACATGTAGTAAAACAGTTTCAACTTCCTCCAATCGCAGTGAATTACTTGCTATTGATGATATTGATGTATCAAATATACAGCCTCTATCAGATTCACAGTCTGATGTACTAATGAAAGATCTATTATCAGATGATGATGGTGTAGATGAAATGATCAGACTACTAGATATCCCCAATTCTCAGCAATCAACTTCCTTTTCCATCAATACAAAGCCAGTTGCAAATTTGCCccagattcctgtaccagtattCAACAGTTGTCAAAACATAACCATCaattataacatttttcagaaatgaaaattcttttgttgtgacagaaataaatgttcaaatttgaagaaatgttttattgtttatttgatgaacacaaaaccaagaaaaataataaaacagttatagcCTTTAGATTTCGGTCGATGCATGGTTTTATTGACCGAAGAAAAATTATCAACCTCGGACTTCGTCCTCGGTCGATAATTTTTCTTCGGTCAATAAAACCATGCATCGACCtcatcaaaaggctataattgtataGTATTGATAAGGGATGCTCACTGTCACATTATCTACATATCTGATAttgtataaacaaaaacataccacTATCAAAACAACATTGTTAAGGGCTGCTCGCTGTCCCCAACATATTAATTTCATATAGTTTAGAACTAACTGCTAGATATCTAATATgcatacacaaaaatatattgttatggTCTGATCGTTGTATGACcttaacatgattttttttcatacacattaagatatgaaaaaatgtttttagcACATGACACATTGTTTCAGCACTTCAAATATGGAGAGTCAGCACCAGACTTCCCTGACTCAGAGTCTGCTTCGCAGAACGATAAGCCTGCCATTCGCTGCAGACCTCCAACCCGGGCCCCGGGAAGAAATTCTACAGTGACACATGTGACGCGCACACAAGACAGAATAGACCAACATAGTACTGTTAGTAGGTAGGGCTGTAACTAAACTTCATACTTCAATAGACTAGTGATTTATCATAACTCTAAAGTCATATCTCTTACTGAATAACAAAGACATATGTTGGGGCTCCCTACAAACACAGTCTTAATTTTATTCAGATTAAAAATCAAGTATTACCCTTAAAGGAATTGTTGGTGTTGACCCTAGAGGGTCCATAATCTTTGCTTCAATGTTTTCAGGATCAATATCTGAAAACGAACTTACTGAAAAATGTGGATTTCATGAGTTAGTGAAAAATCTTACACGAGTAGAAATATGCTGAAGGAAGGTGATGGAATTATGGCAGATAAAGGATTTACTATTGAAAAAAATCGAAAATCTTGGTTTGAAACAAAACATGCCTCCTTTTGCTTCAGCTGCTGGACAAATGTCTGTTGCAGATGTACCAGAGATGATAACCATTGCTAAACATTGAGTACACATGGAAAGGGTCATAGCCAGGGTGAAACAGTTTAAAATCTTATCACAGACGATCAATTTGGGTTTATTTAAATGTGTAAACCAAATTTGGCTTGTTTGTTGTTTGCTAACAATTTCCATGCCTTTTCTTATAAGCAAAGATAAGTAATGTTAAAATTTCAACAAAGCACATCTGTGTTTCAAACAGCTGTATAGATAAGGCTACTGATACTGATACTGATTCGAAATTATTTATTGACGTATTAACATTTTTTGCATTGCCattgtattgtcataaatttatgaatataaatatatgaatatttgtatattttattcatgtaaattgatatcaattttatcACATAACCATACATTTAATTGTGATTATTCTGGTATGCATGTTGATTTTGATTATGTGTTCATTAAATACATAGTTAAATTTATTTACTACGTagttgttattttatatatatagaaaaaggCTGCAGTTGTCTCTTAACTACCTGTCATGGGCATATCAACATGAAAAGGCCTCTACTGAAGctgttaaataaataacaaaagacTGTAAGTGTATTCTTTtcctaaagaaaaaaaaataataatcaaaaggAACGATATATATAAGTACTAACCCAACTTTGCACGAAAGTGGGCGTCAATCAATACAGTCTCGGAGcgaaaaaaattcaatattggTTGAATGAGGTTCCTCTAATTTTCGTTGACTGCGGTATATTTTTGGCACAAACATGAATGAAAGTGTTcatcaaatccattgataatgTCACACTTTTTACATAGCTACCATTCACAAATGCTGTTGCTCTCTGGTTTTGTGTTAGAGTCAGTTTGTAAGGTAAATACGTCGCAGAAAAGTCATCAGGTTATGGCCTAGATTAGCAGTCGCCATCTTGTTTACCATAGCAATGTCGGAGCATacgggagttatctcccttgaatttGTAGGGACGTGGCTTAATATCGGCTGGCGATCGACCAATTACCAACCCATTAAGCTTGAAAACACATCATTAAAAAATTTCACATAGAAATGGTAATATGATATACGAAAGCCTATTTGTGtcgaaattaaatgaaatatacttGTTATAacgcggggggggggggggggacacgTTATTTCGGAAAGAAAGCCGCTTGTTTGCGTTATGACGCGAAAAAAAACGCGAAAAAACCCTGATAACGCGAAAAAAAACACTAATAAGGAAAAGAAATTTCTTCATTAATATTATCTAAAACGCTTGTTGTTTGTTTGATACAATTTCCATTGACACCTAGAATATTAAAAACGATCTGGGTATCGTTTCAAAGCTTCGTAATTAACGAATTTTTCGTAAACTTTCGTTTTGTATCTTATGGAAAAAATTCTTTAACAGATGAATAAACATTTTCATGAACAGatgtagggtatcaacctcgtacactgtagtgtatcaacctcgtacactgtagtgtatcaacctcgtacactgtagggtatcaacctcatacactgtagggtatcaacctctTACACTGTAAGTTATCAACCTCGTATACTATAGGGtgtcaacctcgtacactgtagtgtatcaacctcgtacactgtagggtatcaacctcgtacactgtagtgtatcaacctcgtacactgtagggtatcaacctcgtacactgtagtgtatcaacctcgtacattgtaatgtatcaacctcgtacactgtagggtaccaacctcgtacactgtaggatatcaacctcgtacactgtaaggtatcaacctcgtacactgtagtgtatcaacctcgtacactgtagggtatcaacctcgtacactgtagtgtatcaaaCTCGTACATTGTAATGtgtcaacctcgtacactgtagggtatcaacctcgtacagtgtacggtatcaacctcgtacactgtagggtatcaacctcgtacactgtagtgtatcaacctcgtacactgtaaggtatcaacctcgtacactgtagtgtatcaacctcatacactgtagggtatcaacctcgtacactatagtgtatcaacctcgtacaatGTAGGGTATCAAcatcgtacactgtagggtattaATTTCGTACACTGTTAGGGTACCAACCTCGTACACTGCAGGCTATCAACCTCgtatactgtagtgtatcaacctcgtacactgtagggtatcaacctcgtacactgtagggtatcaacatCGTGCACTGTAGGATATCCACCTCGTACACTGTaaggtatcaacctcgtacactgtagggtatcaacctcgtacactgtaaggtatcaacctcgtacactgtagtgtatcaacctcgtacactgtagggtatcaatctcgtacactgtagtgtatcaacctTGTACATTCTAatgtatcaacctcgtacactgtagggtatcaacctcgtacagtGTAGGATATCCACCTCGTACACTGTaaggtatcaacctcgtacactgtagggtatcaacctcgtacactgtaaggtatcaacctcgtacactgtagggtatcaacctcgtacactgtagggtatcaatctcgtacactgtagtgtatcaacctTGTACATTCTAatgtatcaacctcgtacactgtagggtatcaacctcgtacagtgtagggtatcaacctcgtacactgtagggtatcaacctcgtacactgtagtgtatcaacctcgtacactgtaaggtatcaacctcgtacactgtagggtatcaacctcgtacactgtagtgtatcaacctcgtacgctgtagtgtatcaacctcatacactgtagggtatcaacctcgtacactgtagtgtgTCACCTccgtacactgtagggtatcaacctcgtacactgtagggtatcaacctcgtacactgtagggtatcaacctcgtacactgtagggtatcaacctcgtacactgtagggtatcaacctcgtacactgtagtgtatcaactcatacactgtagggtatcaacctcgtacactgtagggtatcaacctcgtacactgaaGGTATCAACCTCgtcactgtagggtatcaacctcgtacactgtagggtatcaacctcgtacactgtaggatatcaacctcgtacactgtagggtatcaactcatacactgtagggtatcaacctcgtacactgtaaggtatcaacctcgtacactgtagggtatcaacctcgtacactgtaaggtgtcaacctcgtacactgtagggtatcaacctcgtacactgtagggtatcaacctcgtacactgtaagGTGTATCAACCGTCGTACACTCTAatgtatcaacctcgtacactgtacggtatcaacctcgtacagtgtagggtatcaacctcgtacactgtagggtaccaacctcgtacactgtaggatatcaacctcgtacactgtaaggtatcaacctcgtacactgtagtgtatcaacctcgtacactgtagggtatcaacctcgtacactgtagtgtatcaaaCTCGTACATTGTAATGtgtcaacctcgtacactgtagggtatcaacctcgtacagtgtacggtatcaacctcgtacactgtagggtatcaacctcgtacactgtagtgtatcaacctcgtacactgtaaggtatcaacctcgtacactgtagtgtatcaacctcatacactgtagggtatcaacctcgtacactgtagtgtatcaaaCTCGTACATTGTAATGtgtcaacctcgtacactgtagggtatcaacctcgtacagtgtacggtatcaacctcgtacactgtagggtatcaacctcgtacaatGTAGGGTATCAAcatcgtacactgtagggtattaATTTCGTACACTGTTAGGGTACCAACCTCGTACACTGCAGGCTATCAACCTCgtatactgtagtgtatcaacctcgtacactgtagggtatcaacctcgtacactgtagggtatcaacatCGTGCACTGTAGGATATCCACCTCGTACACTGTaaggtatcaacctcgtacactgtagggtatcaacctcgtacactgtaaggtatcaacctcgtacactgtagtgtatcaacctcgtacactgtagggtatcaatctcgtacactgtagtgtatcaacctTGTACATTCTAatgtatcaacctcgtacactgtagggtatcaacctcgtacagtGTAGGATATCCACCTCGTACACTGTaaggtatcaacctcgtacactgtagggtatcaacctcgtacactgtaaggtatcaacctcgtacactgtagggtatcaacctcgtacactgtagggtatcaacctcgtacactgtagtgtatcaaccttgtacactgtagggtatcaacctcgtacactgtagggtatcaacctcgtacactgtagggtatcaacctcgtacactgtagggtatcaacctcgtacactgtagtgtatcaacctcgtacactgtagggtatcaacctcgtacactgtagtgtatcaacctcATACACTGtaggtatcaacctcgtacactgtagtgtatcaacctcgtacactgtagggtatcaacctcgtacactgtagggtatacAACCTTCGTACACTGttagggtatcaacctcgtacactgtagggtatcaacctcgtacactgtagtgtatcaacctcgtacactgtagggtatcaacctcgtacactgtagggtatcaacctcgtacactgtaggatatcaacctcgtacactgtaaggtatcaacctcgtacactgtagggtatcaacctcgtacactgtagggtatcaacctggtacactgtagggtatcaacctcgtacactgtagggtatcaacctcgtacactgtaaggtatcaacctcgtacactgtaaggtatcaacctcgtacactgtagggtatcaatctcgtacactgtagtgtatcaacctTGTACATTCTAatgtatcaacctcgtacactgtacggtatcaacctcgtacagtgtagggtatcaacctcgtacactgtagggtatcaacctcgtacactgtagtgtatcaacctcgtacactgtaaggtatcaacctcgtacactgtagtgtatcaacctcatacactgtagggtatcaacctcgtacactgtagtgtatcaacctcgtacgctgtagtgtatcaacctcgtacactgtaaggtatcaacctcgtacactgtagtgtatcaacatcatacactgtagggtatcaacctcgtacactgtagtgtatcaacctcgtacaatGTAGGGTAACAAcatcgtacactgtagggtatcaacttcgtacactgtagggtaccaacctcgtacactgtagggtatctaCCTCGTgcactgtagggtatcaacctcgtacactgtagggtatcaacatCGTGCACTGTAGGATATCCACCTCGTACACTGTaaggtatcaacctcgtacactgtagggtatcaacctcgtacactgtagggtatcaacctcgtacactgtagggtatcaacctggtacactgtagggtatcaacctcgtacactgtagtgtatcaacctcgtacactgtaaggtatcaacctcgtacactgtagtgtatcaacctcctacactgtagggtatcaatctcgtacactgtagtgtatcaacctTGTACATTCTAatgtatcaacctcgtacactgtacggtatcaacctcgtacagtgtagggtatcaacctcgtacactgaaGGGTaccaacctcgtacactgtaggatatcaacctcgtacactgtaaggtatcaacctcgt
This genomic stretch from Pecten maximus unplaced genomic scaffold, xPecMax1.1, whole genome shotgun sequence harbors:
- the LOC117318675 gene encoding uncharacterized protein LOC117318675 — protein: MADRFASLSVDEKDRIFNNADAANTKRVTTTAVRVFREYLTSKSLSAEFETYEISELDEALANFYLEMRNKNGELYKKSTLLSYRHGIQRHLELTREVNIMKGEQFKKSVKAFKSMTNELKRQGYGAVDHYPAINEEDLAKLYDFLTSSQDVQLLQYKVFVDIMLHFGRRGRENLASLTRKDFAVTTDPAKNLYVYKETDERTKNHQDDSNKSSDGRMYEIKESNRCPVRSFVKYLRMLNHDCNKLFQKVRPEPLDGQHFYRYPVGHNTLGCFMSDISKAAGLSIVYTNHSCRATTVQLLDAAQFPSRHIMTVTGHRSESSLKTYSGQTSENTKKLMSETISKKTQATCSKTVSTSSNRSELLAIDDIDVSNIQPLSDSQSDVLMKDLLSDDDGVDEMIRLLDIPNSQQSTSFSINTKPVANLPQIPVPVFNSCQNITINYNIFQK